Proteins encoded by one window of Dioscorea cayenensis subsp. rotundata cultivar TDr96_F1 chromosome 20, TDr96_F1_v2_PseudoChromosome.rev07_lg8_w22 25.fasta, whole genome shotgun sequence:
- the LOC120251257 gene encoding LOW QUALITY PROTEIN: protein NDL1-like (The sequence of the model RefSeq protein was modified relative to this genomic sequence to represent the inferred CDS: deleted 1 base in 1 codon), whose amino-acid sequence MVESSGSVCLDVERISFGGKEYLIQTRHGSVSVAVYGDQEKTALVTYPDIALNHVSCFQGLFFCPEAASLLLHNFCIYHISPPGHELGAAPISLDIPVPSVDDLADQVADVLDFFGLSSVMCLGVTAGAYILTLFAIKYRKRVLGLLLVSPLCKVPSWTEWLYNKVLSNLLYYYGMCGLVKECLLQRYFSKEVRGSGQVLESDIVQACRSLLDERQNTNVWRLLQSINGRSDITEAFKKIQCRTLIFVGENSPFHSEAIHLTSKLDRRYCAFVEVKACGSLVTEEQPHAMLIPMEYFFTWYGLFRPCQFNGSPRSPLSPLCISPELLSPESMGLKLKPIKTRVSLQA is encoded by the exons GAATACCTAATTCAAACTCGCCATGGTTCTGTATCTGTAGCTGTGTATGgagatcaagagaagactgCACTTGTTACTTATCCAGATATTGCTTTAAATC ATGTGTCGTGCTTCCAAGGC TTGTTCTTTTGCCCTGAAGCTGCCTCGTTGCTTCTTCACAATTTCTGCATATATCATATCAGTCCTCCAGGGCATGAG TTAGGCGCTGCTCCAATTTCTTTAGATATTCCGGTTCCTTCAGTTGATGATTTAGCGGATCAAGTTGCAGATGTTCTTGACTTCTTTGG CTTAAGCTCAGTGATGTGCTTGGGAGTCACGGCGGGTGCATATATTCTTACACTGTTTGCA attaaatatagaaaacgTGTACTTGGTTTGCTACTTGTTTCCCCTCTATGTAAAGTGCCTTCTTGGACGGAATGGTTGTATAATAAG GTATTGTCTAATTTGCTTTACTACTATGGGATGTGTGGTTTGGTTAAGGAGTGCTTACTTCAAAGATACTTCAGCAAG GAAGTTCGTGGAAGTGGACAGGTCCTCGAATCAGATATTGTACAGGCATGCCGAAGT tTGTTGGATGAGAGACAAAATACAAATGTATGGCGGTTGCTTCAATCAATTAATGG GAGAAGTGACATCACtgaagcatttaaaaaaatacagtgTCGGACTCTAATATTTGTTGGCGAAAACTCTCCTTTCCATTCTGAAGCCATCCACCTCACTTCAAAGTTGGATAGAAGATATTGTGCTTTCGTAGAG GTCAAGGCTTGCGGATCCTTGGTGACGGAAGAGCAACCCCATGCCATGCTGATACCAATGGAATACTTCTTCACATGGTATGGACTCTTCCGGCCTTGCCAATTTAATGGGAGCCCCAGAAGTCCTCTCAGTCCATTGTGCATTTCGCCAGAGCTTCTGTCTCCCGAGAGCATGGGTCTCAAGTTAAAGCCGATAAAAACTAGAGTTTCACTTCAAGCTTGA